One part of the Vicia villosa cultivar HV-30 ecotype Madison, WI linkage group LG6, Vvil1.0, whole genome shotgun sequence genome encodes these proteins:
- the LOC131612485 gene encoding fatty-acid-binding protein 1-like: protein MASLRFPFIFSNPKPPQSPRPFSKFAAAAATAGATAAVIAVSSNDRHRLFLQNALNSFLSSNNSLPLWGSLSLADSGVPVVDSKTGSSFPSILEDSQKLCGIGLRRKCVLGLKNIDVYAYGVYADDDEIKKYLSDKYGKFSEDQFKGNKEFTEDLLENDIHMTVRLQIVYGKLSIRSVRSAFEESVGSRLIKYGGPDNKELLQRFTSQFSDEIKIPRGSVIHLVREKGHVLRTTIDGQEVGSIQSKLLCRSVLDLYVGEESFDKQAKEEIELNMASYLQ, encoded by the exons ATGGCTTCACTACGCTTCCCTTTCATCTTCTCCAACCCCAAACCCCCTCAATCCCCACGTCCTTTCTCCAAATTCGCTGCCGCAGCTGCCACCGCCGGAGCCACCGCCGCAGTCATCGCCGTCTCCTCCAATGACCGCCACCGTCTCTTTCTCCAGAATGCATTGAATTCGTTCCTCTCTTCAAACAATTCCTTGCCTCTTTGGGGCTCCCTCAGTTTAGCAGACAGTGGGGTTCCAGTTGTTGACTCCAAGACCGGATCCTCGTTCCCTTCGATTCTAGAAGATTCTCAGAAACTATGCGGAATTGGTTTGCGGAGGAAGTGCGTTTTAGGTTTAAAGAACATTGATGTATATGCATATG GTGTTTATGCTGATGATGATGAAATAAAGAAATATCTTTCTGACAAGTATGGGAAATTTTCGGAGGATCAGTTTAAGGGCAATAAGGAGTTTACTGAAGATCTTCTGGAGAATGATATACATATGACAGTGAGGCTTCAGATTGTTTATGGTAAGTTGAGCATTCGTTCGGTGCGTAGTGCGTTTGAAGAGTCTGTTGGAAGCAGACTCATAAAATATGGGGGACCGGATAATAAAGAGTTGCTTCAGAG GTTTACTTCGCAGTTTAGTGATGAAATCAAAATACCTCGCGGGTCTGTAATTCATCTTGTAAGAGAGAAGGGCCATGTTCTTCGTACAACAA TTGACGGACAGGAAGTGGGAAGCATCCAGAGTAAACTTCTATGTAGATCAGTCCTAGATTTATATGTTGGCGAGGAATCATTTGATAAACAGGCCAAAGAAGAAATAGAACTCAATATGGCTTCTTACCTTCAATAG
- the LOC131614772 gene encoding ent-copalyl diphosphate synthase 1-like has translation MASQISVCASAMLPFSAVKLPAAKSNYPSNLSLQSSFHSLRGTRPVGIIKAQHDKNSESGFQPIHSQASQDSVLSDEAVKNDGFAESFHQVMVTNKIRAQINEVKRMLRSMEDGEISISAYDTAWVALVKNVDDENKPQFPSSLQWIVDNQLADGSWGDELFVAHDRILNTLACVIALKSWNVHPEMCDKGMKFFVENLNKIQDENAEHMPIGFEVAFPSLLNIAKSLNIEVPEDSPILKEIFSMRDQKLKKIPRDVLHKVPTTLLHSLEGMQDLDWNQLLQLQSQDGSFLFSPSSTAFAIMQTGDKNALNYLQKIVEKFNGGVPNVFPVDLFEHIWAVDRLERLGVSRYFKQEIKDSMNYLARYWTEKGICWARNSEVQDIDDTAMGFRLLRLHGHQVSPDVFKHFEKDGEFFCFAGQVNQAVTGMFNLYRASQVMFKDEEILENARSFSGSYLTKKRFAKQLFDKWIITKDLPREVGYALDVPWYASLPRVEARLYLEHYGGKNDVWIGKTLYRMPYVNNDVYLELAKLDYNKCQEVHKKEWEEIQRWYLECELEGFGVDKDRLQYAYFVAAASIFEPERSLERLAWAKTKILIRIMKAKCKVIETTDEFGNQINEINNLNKWLKDRLDEKLMGVWQTTLDLIGFQMFKRHDQENSHYLTRMWQSWFASKHSKGLKSPGDAELIVQTIILTSGNWSEDLELDPRYQKLLDVTRRVCLSIYNFEYNWVQVGSDCKEVEAGMQELVQLVVQSSPNDLPSSIKNTFLMVAKSFYYTAYCDHGTISYHIYKVLFQKVI, from the exons ATGGCTTCCCAAATCTCTGTTTGCGCTAGTGCCATGCTTCCATTTTCTGCTGTGAAACTCCCAGCAGCCAAGTCGAATTATCCTTCCAACCTATCCCTTCAATCATCCTTTCACTCCTTGAGAG GTACCCGTCCTGTTGGAATCATCAAAGCACAGCATGATAAGAACTCTGAGAGTGGATTTCAGCCCATTCATTCACAAG CTTCACAAGACAGCGTGCTTTCTGATGAGGCTGTGAAGAATGATGGATTTGCTGAATCTTTTCACCAG GTTATGGTGACGAACAAGATTAGAGCGCAGATAAATGAGGTGAAGAGGATGCTGAGGTCCATGGAAGATGGAGAGATAAGCATATCAGCTTATGACACAGCCTGGGTTGCCCTGGTGAAAAACGTTGATGATGAAAATAAGCCACAATTCCCATCTTCTCTTCAATGGATTGTGGACAATCAACTTGCTGATGGCTCATGGGGTGATGAGTTATTTGTGGCCCATGACAGGATTCTGAACACCTTGGCATGTGTCATTGCCTTAAAATCATGGAACGTGCACCCTGAGATGTGTGACAAAG GAATGAAGTTTTTTGTGGAAAATCTGAACAAAATTCAAGATGAGAATGCTGAGCACATGCCCATTGGGTTTGAAGTTGCTTTTCCTTCTCTTCTCAATATTGCTAAAAGTTTGAATATTGAAGTGCCTGAAGATTCTCCAATCTTGAAGGAAATATTTTCTATGAGAGACCAAAAGCTCAAAAA AATACCAAGAGATGTGTTGCACAAGGTTCCAACCACATTGCTTCATAGTTTGGAAGGAATGCAGGACTTGGATTGGAACCAACTTCTACAGCTTCAATCTCAAGATGGATCGTTCTTGTTCTCTCCATCCTCCACAGCTTTTGCTATTATGCAAACGGGTGACAAAAATGCTCTCAACTACCTACAGAAAATTGTTGAGAAGTTCAATGGAGGAG TTCCAAATGTCTTCCCGGTGGACTTGTTTGAGCACATATGGGCTGTGGATCGGCTAGAACGCCTTGGAGTTTCGAGATATTTTAAACAAGAGATTAAGGACTCTATGAACTATTTGGCAAG ATACTGGACGGAGAAAGGTATTTGTTGGGCGAGAAATTCAGAAGTTCAAGATATTGATGACACGGCAATGGGATTTAGACTTCTCAGGTTGCATGGTCATCAAGTTTCGCCTG ATGTGTTCAAGCATTTTGAGAAAGATGGTGAATTCTTCTGTTTTGCGGGACAGGTGAACCAAGCCGTGACAGGCATGTTCAATCTGTATAGAGCTTCTCAAGTGATGTTTAAAGATGAGGAAATTCTTGAGAATGCCAGGAGCTTCTCTGGCAGTTATTTAACGAAGAAACGTTTTGCAAAACAGCTTTTCGATAAATGGATCATAACTAAAGATTTACCTCGCGAG GTTGGTTATGCTCTGGATGTGCCGTGGTATGCTAGTCTACCCCGAGTAGAGGCAAGATTGTACCTTGAGCACTACGGTGGTAAGAATGATGTTTGGATTGGCAAGACCCTTTACAG GATGCCGTACGTGAATAATGATGTTTATCTGGAACTTGCGAAATTGGATTATAATAAGTGTCAAGAAGTGCATAAGAAAGAGTGGGAAGAAATCCAAAG GTGGTACCTGGAATGCGAACTAGAAGGGTTTGGAGTGGACAAAGATAGACTCCAATACGCTTATTTTGTCGCAGCAGCCAGCATATTTGAGCCTGAGAGGTCTTTAGAGAGACTTGCATGGGCTAAAACAAAAATTTTGATCCGGATAATGAAGGCGAAATGTAAAGTTATAGAAACTACAGATGAATTTGGAAATCAGATAAACGAAATCAACAACTTGAATAa GTGGTTAAAGGACAGGTTAGATGAAAAACTCATGGGAGTTTGGCAGACAACCCTTGATCTCATTGGCTTCCAAATGTTTAAGCGCCATGACCAAGAAAATTCACATTATTTGACTCGAATG TGGCAAAGTTGGTTCGCAAGCAAGCATAGTAAAGGACTCAAATCCCCAGGAGATGCCGAACTAATTGTGCAAACAATAATTTTAACCTCTGGCAATTGGTCAGAAGATCTAGAGCTTGATCCTCGGTACCAAAAATTGCTTGACGTCACTAGGAGAGTTTGCCTGAGCATCTATAATTTCGAATACAACTGG GTACAGGTTGGCAGCGATTGCAAGGAAGTAGAGGCAGGGATGCAAGAACTGGTGCAATTGGTGGTTCAAAGTTCTCCAAATGATCTGCCTTCAAGTATCAAGAATACATTCCTCATGGTGGCCAAGAGTTTCTACTATACAGCTTACTGTGATCATGGGACCATTTCCTATCATATTTATAAAGTTCTCTTTCAAAAAGTGATCTGA